A region from the Drosophila takahashii strain IR98-3 E-12201 chromosome 2L, DtakHiC1v2, whole genome shotgun sequence genome encodes:
- the LOC108058345 gene encoding uncharacterized protein: MSAPTSSRRVAPPPTDGKTRSQKRQEKRKQRLLEMQSLLYTKHFSNCRLPVSVASNSEEHLLQLKRFGSLTEPPSSRRSPLFVIPSSDSPWARLRLVACPCQGCRCSLEPSALLGHYLSDHLPGMGVPFFELEMGKKVSLTCHISGLESEVNTLLGVYGYRRTGLNPLKCHRNTHLPAQYRHLSKHSALMVFACRTTHSVLWERRRIKQEVLAIWVTTPLQGVAISLRLLVQPAKSVRYYSKQIKARPILPWTANQKCSEFIKTDSNVIIISFDDLRPLMDLDVWQQMLTVELKVVSETRI; this comes from the coding sequence ATGTCTGCGCCGACTTCCTCTCGAAGGGTTGCTCCTCCTCCAACCGATGGGAAAACCCGTAGTCAAAAACGCCAGGAGAAGCGAAAGCAGCGCCTCCTGGAAATGCAAAGTCTGCTGTACACCAAGCACTTCTCCAACTGCCGACTGCCTGTGTCGGTGGCCTCGAATTCCGAGGAGCATCTGCTCCAGCTGAAGCGATTTGGCTCTCTAACGGAGCCGCCCAGCAGCCGAAGGAGTCCGCTCTTTGTGATCCCCTCCAGCGATTCGCCGTGGGCACGGCTCCGCCTGGTTGCCTGTCCATGCCAGGGATGCCGCTGCTCGCTGGAGCCCAGCGCATTGTTGGGTCACTATTTAAGCGATCATCTGCCCGGAATGGGGGTCCCATTCTTCGAACTCGAGATGGGCAAGAAGGTATCCCTAACCTGCCACATCAGCGGTTTGGAAAGTGAGGTCAACACGTTGCTCGGCGTCTATGGTTACCGGCGCACCGGGCTCAATCCCCTGAAATGCCATCGGAACACTCATTTGCCGGCGCAGTATCGTCACCTTTCCAAGCACAGTGCCCTCATGGTCTTCGCCTGCCGCACCACACACTCGGTGCTGTGGGAAAGGAGGAGAATCAAGCAGGAGGTCCTGGCCATTTGGGTGACAACACCTTTGCAGGGAGTGGCCATCAGCCTGCGCCTGCTGGTTCAGCCGGCCAAATCCGTGCGTTACTACTCCAAGCAGATCAAGGCTCGACCCATCCTGCCGTGGACGGCGAACCAGAAGTGCAGCGAGTTCATAAAAACGGACAGCAATGTCATAATCATCAGCTTCGATGATCTTAGACCACTGATGGATCTGGATGTTTGGCAACAGATGCTAACCGTCGAACTGAAGGTGGTCAGCGAGACGAGAATTTAA